The DNA window CTGTTTAATGGCGGGAAAGCTCGGAGGTCAAATCCGGACAGGCCGTCACCTGGCATACCCGGATGACACGCCGATGGCGAATCTGCTGCTGTCTATTCTGGACAAAGTCGGCGTTCGTCTCGACAAGATCGGCGACAGCACCGGACGGCTCGAGGTTTGATGCGCGCCGTCCACTACTGACCCAGAATGAAGTGCAGAACAAAGAGCACCGTCACCGTGTAGGTGACTGTATTGTTCTCCTGGTGTCTTCCCGCAACCAGCTTGATGATCGTATAAGACACAAATCCGAAAGCCAGTCCCTGGGCAACGGAATAGGTGAGCGGCATCATGATGATCGTTAAAAATGCGGGAAGCGCTTCGGTGAAATCGTCGAACTTGATGTGAACCAGGTCCACCATCATGAATGCGCCGACGATGATGAGCGCGGGCGCCGTCGCCTGACCTGGAATCAGTCCCACCATCGGCGCAAAAACGATCGCGACGATAAAAAGAATGCCGACGATGACCGCCGTCAGGCCGGTTCGTCCGCCTTCCGACACACCGGCCGCGCTCTCGATGTAACTCGTTACCGTGCTAGTTCCCATTAATGCGCCGAACATCGTTCCCAGAGAATCGGCGAACAGGGCCTTGCCGATGCGCGGCAATTGTCCGCGCTCGTTGAGCAGGCCGGCCTTTCGAGCGACGCCGACCAGCGTGCCGATATTGTCGAAGAGGTCGACGAAGGTGAACGAGAACAGAATGGGAATCAGTCCGACGTTCAAGGCGCCACGAATATCGAGATGAAACGCCGTCAAGCGGAGCTTGTCGAGCGGGTTACCGAATTCCACGAAACTGCCGATACCTGAAGGCGCCGGCGAAACACCCGCGAGGATCGAAATGATCGTGGTAGCCAGAATCCCGATCA is part of the Terriglobia bacterium genome and encodes:
- a CDS encoding NCS2 family permease: MNHKRPAGMLERRFRLSENQTDVRTELLAGITTFVTLAYILFVNPSILKDAGMPTEATFAATCIGSAFATLVMGLYANYPIAVAPGMGLNAFFTYTVVIGMKLPWQTALGAVFISGVVFFILTVTKIREWIVDGVPQVLRLAIGVGIGLFIAFIGLRNAGVIVKNDATLLALGDMKNTGVLVAIAGLIITSFFIARQVKGALLIGILATTIISILAGVSPAPSGIGSFVEFGNPLDKLRLTAFHLDIRGALNVGLIPILFSFTFVDLFDNIGTLVGVARKAGLLNERGQLPRIGKALFADSLGTMFGALMGTSTVTSYIESAAGVSEGGRTGLTAVIVGILFIVAIVFAPMVGLIPGQATAPALIIVGAFMMVDLVHIKFDDFTEALPAFLTIIMMPLTYSVAQGLAFGFVSYTIIKLVAGRHQENNTVTYTVTVLFVLHFILGQ